The following nucleotide sequence is from Acetivibrio cellulolyticus CD2.
TAAAGAGCTGATACAGGAGACTTTTTTCTTCCCGGGGGACCACGTAGCTGTAAACTATTCCGATTCAAAGGAACTATATGTAATCACCGGAGAAATAAAAACCATCCATTCTATGAGTCCTTTGGAGTTAACTGTTACTACAAACCATGTTGAAAAACTTAAGGATTTAAGGAAATATGAGAGATATTATGTGAGCCTCATGGCGAATATAAATATTCCAGGGCTTGTAAACAGGGTGTTTGCAGTGGTAAAGAATTTGAGTACAGGTGGAATAAAGGTAAACTGCTCAGAATATTTGTCAACAGAAGAAACAATGGAGATTGAAGTTGTTCTCGATAGAACCAACAAAATGACTTTTACAGGAGCTATTGTAAGAAGGGAAAAATGTAAGGGCTATTTCGAATATGGTATAGAGATACGCGGAATATCCGAATCAAATCTTAAATGCCTGCATCACTACATAAATTGGTTAAGCTCCGATTATAGATAGGCTTAGATAAATATAACGGTATAAAATGCTTTACTGGGATAAAACCTAAGGTAAAGCTTTTTTTGTGTTCAAACTTACTGCTTTGATTACAACCATCGTTGTGATATACTATAGTGTAAAATCTGAGCATTGTCCACGGATAATGCGAGCAAAGAGGGAGAAGGAATGATTAAGGATATATACCTTGATAATAGTGCAACCACAAGACCGTATGAAGAGGTTATAGAATATGTTTGTGAGATAAATAGAAATGTATATGGAAACCCGTCATCGATGCACACTAAAGGATTAGAGGCCGAAAAACATATAAAGAGTGCAAGAGAATTGGTTGCAAAATCTTTAGGAGTAGAGAATCAGGAAATCTATTTTACCTCAGGAGGAACTGAAGCTAATAACCTTGCAATATTGGGTTTTCTAGGAGCTAATCCGAGAAAGGGAAAGCATATTATAACTACAAAGATAGAGCATCCTTCCGTATTGGAAGTATACAAGTTTTTAATGGAAAGAGGCTATAAGGTAGATTTTCTGGATGTTGATGATAAAGGAATAATTGATCTACAAGGTTTAAGAGATGCTATAAATGAAGAAACTGCATTAATAAGCATAATATATATAAATAATGAGGTTGGAACTGTGCAGCCAATTAGCGATATAGTTGATATTAAAAACAGCAAGAACAGGGAAACAGCAATACATGTAGACGCTGTGCAGGCATACGGCAAGATAAAAATTGCACCTAAAAAGCTAGGTATAGATTTGATGTCCATGAGTTCTCATAAGATTCACGGTCCAAAGGGAGTAGGTGCTTTATATGCAAGTAAGGGTTTGAAAATCCGCCCAATATTTTTAGGCGGGGGTCAGGAGTCAGCTATGAGGTCAGGAACTGAAAATGTTTCCGGTATATGTGGCTTTGGGATGGCGGCAGATATAACATTTAAAAAGCTAGATGAGAACTATAAGGAGTGCCTTATATTAAAGGAGCATTTTGTTAAGAGACTTAAAGAAGAATTGGCTGAAGAAGTACTTATATTATCACCACAGGATTCATCACCATATATTCTAAATGTTTCTTTTGCAAATATTCGTGCAGAAGTTCTTCTTCATCACCTTGAAATGAAGAATATATTTGTTTCTACAGGTTCGGCCTGTTCTTCAAGAAAGAACACTCATAGCCATGTACTTAAGGCATTAGGTCTAAAACCTGACAGGATAGATGGGGCAATAAGATTCAGCTTTTCTGCCTTTAATACTATTGAGGAGATAGATTGTACAATTACTGCATTAAAAGATATTTTACCAAAAATCAATATAAGACGTGGAGGAAAAAGATGAAAAGAGTAATTTTGATAAGATATGGAGAGATTTTGCTTAAAGGCTTGAATAGGCCATCATTTGAAAGGAAGCTGATTGACAATATAAAAAGGTCCGTTCAACATCTGGGAAAGGCGGGTGTATTTAAGTCACAGGCAAGAATATATATAGAACCCCAGGTAGAGGATTATGATTTTGATGAAGCAATAAACCAGTTGACAAAGGTTTTTGGAATTGTTTCCGTCAGTCCGGTATGGAAGATAGAAACTGACTATGATGTTATAAAAGAGAATTCAGTCATTATGATAAAGGATTTATTAGCTAGAAAAGTCTATAAAACCTTTAAAGTTGAGACGAAAAGGGGAGATAAAAGTTTTCCTATGGATTCTCCGGAAATAAGTAGAAAGCTTGGTGGACATATTCTTGATAATTTCCCGGAATTGACTGTAGATGTAAAGAATCCGGAATTTATCTTTTATGTTGAGGTTAGGGAATTTACCTATATATATTCTGAAATAATTCCTGCAGTATGTGGAATGCCCATAGGAACTAATGGAAAGGCTGTATTGCTTTTATCTGGAGGGATAGATAGCCCTGTTGCCGGCTGGATGATTGCAAAAAGGGGAGTAGAGTTGGAAGCTGTGCACTTCTATAGTTACCCTTACACAAGTGAGAGGGCTAAGGAGAAGGTAATAGAGCTTACTAAAATACTTACATTATACTGTAATAACATAAAACTTCATATAGTGCCATTTACGGATATTCAGTTGGAGATAAACGAGAAGTGTCCGCAGGATCAGTTGACTATAATTATGAGAAGAGTAATGATGACAATAGCGGAAAGAATAGCTGAGAAAGTTGGAGCTTTGGCTCTTGTTACAGGCGAAAGTGTTGGTCAGGTGGCAAGCCAGACTATACAGAGTCTATATGTAACAAATTCTGTTGTAAAAATGCCGGTATTCAGGCCGTTAATAGGAATGGATAAAAACGAGGTTATAGATATTGCAAGAAAGATAGGCACTTTTGAAACTTCCATACTTCCGTATGAGGACTGCTGCACGGTTTTTGTTGCAAAGCATCCGAGCACAAAGCCGGTGCTTGAAAAAATATTATTATTTGAGAAAAATGCTGACTTGGAAGAATTAATTAATAAGGCAATAGAAAATACTGAAGTGATAGTGTTGTCAAGTAAATAGTGAGTAGTAATAAAAATATTGGATAAGTGTAATATAATG
It contains:
- a CDS encoding PilZ domain-containing protein, which produces MSKYNLDEKTGIASLFTGKNLNRMVKVGSTLEIKHFKMFEYLNAYVVDKTENTLKMATKELIQETFFFPGDHVAVNYSDSKELYVITGEIKTIHSMSPLELTVTTNHVEKLKDLRKYERYYVSLMANINIPGLVNRVFAVVKNLSTGGIKVNCSEYLSTEETMEIEVVLDRTNKMTFTGAIVRREKCKGYFEYGIEIRGISESNLKCLHHYINWLSSDYR
- a CDS encoding cysteine desulfurase family protein; the encoded protein is MIKDIYLDNSATTRPYEEVIEYVCEINRNVYGNPSSMHTKGLEAEKHIKSARELVAKSLGVENQEIYFTSGGTEANNLAILGFLGANPRKGKHIITTKIEHPSVLEVYKFLMERGYKVDFLDVDDKGIIDLQGLRDAINEETALISIIYINNEVGTVQPISDIVDIKNSKNRETAIHVDAVQAYGKIKIAPKKLGIDLMSMSSHKIHGPKGVGALYASKGLKIRPIFLGGGQESAMRSGTENVSGICGFGMAADITFKKLDENYKECLILKEHFVKRLKEELAEEVLILSPQDSSPYILNVSFANIRAEVLLHHLEMKNIFVSTGSACSSRKNTHSHVLKALGLKPDRIDGAIRFSFSAFNTIEEIDCTITALKDILPKINIRRGGKR
- the thiI gene encoding tRNA uracil 4-sulfurtransferase ThiI codes for the protein MKRVILIRYGEILLKGLNRPSFERKLIDNIKRSVQHLGKAGVFKSQARIYIEPQVEDYDFDEAINQLTKVFGIVSVSPVWKIETDYDVIKENSVIMIKDLLARKVYKTFKVETKRGDKSFPMDSPEISRKLGGHILDNFPELTVDVKNPEFIFYVEVREFTYIYSEIIPAVCGMPIGTNGKAVLLLSGGIDSPVAGWMIAKRGVELEAVHFYSYPYTSERAKEKVIELTKILTLYCNNIKLHIVPFTDIQLEINEKCPQDQLTIIMRRVMMTIAERIAEKVGALALVTGESVGQVASQTIQSLYVTNSVVKMPVFRPLIGMDKNEVIDIARKIGTFETSILPYEDCCTVFVAKHPSTKPVLEKILLFEKNADLEELINKAIENTEVIVLSSK